The Chlorocebus sabaeus isolate Y175 chromosome 22, mChlSab1.0.hap1, whole genome shotgun sequence genome segment TTGTCCATACACTAGGGCCCAGTTGCCCCCCAGCCACACCTTAGGGCTTCCCTAGACAAAAGGGTGGGGGTGCTCACCTGGAAGGTCAAGGGCCACGGCCCGGTAGCCCCTCTGTGACAGTAGCTGCAGTGTGCCCAGCTGCTCCCACGTGTGAGAGTTAAAGGCCTTTCCATGAAGCAGCACCACCTCCACCCTGCAGGCACATGGGAATGTGTATCCTGGGGACCTGGTGTAGCCCGCCTTTCTTTATTCCTAGGCTTCTCCCATTGCCCTCCCAGGCCCTGAGCACTCTGAGTATAATGGAGGTCCCACACAGGGACTCCCCTTGAGCCTAGTCCCTCCACTAGACCCTTGGGGCAGCACCTACCTGTGGGCCCGGTTGAGTGGGAGCACCTCGCGGTAAAAGATGGGGGAGTTGCCAGGAGTAAGACCAGCCAGGACAGTGACATTGGGGTCTCCCCAGAACCAGGAATTCTGCTCTGGGGGGCCTGGCAGCCCCACATACAGTAGGAAAATGAGCAGCAGACCCAGGCCCAGCAGGGCTACCTGGGACCGGCTCATGGAGGTCTGTACCACAGtctggaggaggagaggagagggaaaagagGCTGGGACCGAGCCCCTACAAGGACCCCTGGATCCCATCCAAAAAACCCACCCAGAGTCCCCAGCAGAAGAAGAGCTCTAGCCCTTGCCCTTTCCCTTGCTATGGGCAAAGTTCTGGGGGTTCATGCTCAACTACTCCACATGCCAGGGCAAATGCTCAGATACCTCAGTGTGAGGAGGTGCATCTGAGGTGTCCTCTGGCACACAGCATGCTCAGTGACCGCCACCATCATGGGATCAACTGAAACCACTTCCGTTCATCAAGCGCTTATGACAGCAGGCCCTGAATGTGGCACTTTACATACAACGTTCTTTTCCACCAAGAACACTGGGGAGCAGATGTGATTACAGTTctcttacaggtgaggaaatggaggctcagagaggtacaTTCTCTTGCCCAAAGTGCCAAGTATCAAGTGGGGGAATTGGGGTTTGAACCTAGGAATGGGCTTCTAACTACCAGGCCACACTTGGTTTGCCAAGGAGGAACCTGTGGAGCTGGGAGGTGATGGATGAACTGGAGCCTTGCAGGTGGAAAAAGTGGTGAGGGTCACCAAAGGAGAAAGACTGCGTGCAAAGGGACCTCCCACTTAAGGGCATGTTTGGAAATGGTTCTTTTAATCTGGCTGCATTTAATACTGCTAAAATCAGAATGCATTTTACAATCGCATTATAACTAACGGTCTAACCCAGCTGTTATGAAGAGGCTCACAGTGAATGTCTGTAATAGAGGAAAATGCTGAGGAGTGAGGGGCTGCAGGGCCAGGGAGGAGCATGGTACACccagaaatgaaaaacacagcGTAGAGGTTGGAGAGATGAATGCTACTCCCCATCCCATACACAGACAGCTTCTGGCCAAATGACCTGCTTCGTGGACTCCTCCAGTCTGGGGTCTCTGCCACCCCAGAGGACAGCCCTTAGGACCCAGGACTCAAATTGGGCAGGCCTTTGAGACTGCCACTTCCTGGCCTTGTTTGTGTCTTCAGTTTGTCAGTAAAATGGGATAACCTCGTGGCTGCCCTCCTAAGCTTCCTGTGAGATTTAGATAATACCATGGACCGGATCAGGGCTGTTCCTGCCATTTCTTGGGCCTAGGATGAGCACGCCTGCTTCATACCCGGAGTCCagcaaacacatctttatttatttatttttatgtttctgagacagagtcttgctctgtcgcccaggctagagtgcagtggcacaatctcggctcactgcaacctccgtctcccgggttcaagcgattctcctgcctcagcctcccaaatagctgggattacaggcgctcgccaccgcgcccggctaagttttctattttttagtagagacggggtttcaccatgttgttcaggctgttctcgaactcctgacctcgtgatccacccgcctcggcctcccagagtgctgagattacaggcgtgagccaccgcgcccggccagcacacCTTTGTTGAGTGCCAATTGGGCATCTGCCCGAGCTAGGAGCCGGGGTCCCGTCTTGGGTCCTATTCATCCCTCTGGGATGTTTCAGGGATGTTTCCTGAGCCTGCATCCCCAGGCTTCGGGGGTTTGTGGGCCACAGCAGCAGCCTTTCTGCTGTTTCTGGAAAACCAGGACCTAGTGGAGGAAGACCGCATTCCTCTTTTCTTCGAGACCACGAACAACCTCAGATGCACGTCTCTAACAGGGCGTTAGCCCAGGTTCCCACCCGGCGCGAGGGACCTTTCCTTGTAGTCCATTCGGGGCGACCCCGCGCCTCTCCAAGTAGGGAAGGGCGGGGCTTAGGCTGTTGCCTTGGCAACCCA includes the following:
- the ABHD14A gene encoding protein ABHD14A isoform X5, coding for MVATPKEGTQGSEKRRLGTVVQTSMSRSQVALLGLGLLLIFLLYVGLPGPPEQNSWFWGDPNVTVLAGLTPGNSPIFYREVLPLNRAHRVEVVLLHGKAFNSHTWEQLGTLQLLSQRGYRAVALDLPGFGNSAPSKEASTEAGRAALLERALQDLETPTLILYGELDHILARESLRQLRHLPNHSVVKLRNAGHACYLHKPQDFHLVLLAFLDHLP